From the Flavobacterium galactosidilyticum genome, one window contains:
- a CDS encoding Smr/MutS family protein, which yields MFSKGDKVSVLDEAMNGVVLSVKDNQVTIETEDGFVMTFFVNELIKIHVTSNLMDSIKRVNVSELSKEKEIPKPRSFVKEKKSKHEIPAPEFDLHIEKLVPNKRGMSNYDILTLQTETAKRHIEFAIRNRIPKIVFIHGVGEGVLKSELDFLLGRYDNIAFAEANYQKYGQGATEVFIKQSAM from the coding sequence ATGTTTAGTAAAGGAGATAAAGTTTCAGTACTTGATGAAGCTATGAATGGGGTAGTGTTGTCAGTGAAAGATAACCAAGTAACTATCGAAACTGAAGATGGATTCGTGATGACATTTTTTGTCAATGAATTGATTAAAATTCATGTTACCAGTAACTTAATGGATTCTATTAAAAGAGTTAATGTAAGTGAGTTGTCAAAAGAGAAAGAGATTCCAAAACCGAGAAGTTTTGTGAAAGAGAAGAAATCTAAACATGAAATACCAGCGCCAGAGTTCGATTTACACATTGAAAAACTGGTGCCAAACAAACGAGGAATGTCTAACTATGACATTCTAACTTTACAAACTGAAACTGCAAAACGCCACATTGAATTTGCAATAAGAAACCGAATACCAAAGATTGTTTTTATACATGGTGTTGGCGAAGGAGTCCTAAAATCCGAGTTAGATTTCTTATTAGGACGTTACGATAATATTGCTTTCGCTGAAGCTAATTATCAAAAATATGGTCAAGGCGCAACCGAGGTCTTCATCAAACAAAGTGCGATGTAA
- a CDS encoding DUF2752 domain-containing protein, translating into MKTLILEKYMFPCLSKTLFGIECLGCGFQRSLVMLLQGDFSGSFKMYPALLTTFLFLGILGLNFIDTNRNYKKSLMVSAFINGAFMVVGYFFKHYH; encoded by the coding sequence ATGAAAACATTGATTTTAGAGAAATATATGTTCCCTTGTTTAAGCAAAACTCTATTTGGAATAGAGTGTTTGGGTTGTGGTTTTCAGCGTAGTTTAGTGATGCTTTTGCAAGGTGATTTTTCCGGATCTTTTAAGATGTATCCAGCACTCCTTACTACCTTTTTATTTCTTGGAATTTTAGGTTTAAATTTTATAGACACCAACAGAAATTATAAAAAATCACTTATGGTTTCTGCTTTTATAAATGGCGCTTTTATGGTAGTAGGTTATTTTTTCAAACACTACCATTAA
- a CDS encoding DUF1003 domain-containing protein: MNNNLTFISDVSKKEFPIADKVLAKTVRNPILSLIKNDFPDFKEEDCLSVSELHLYREKYISNYLSVEIGELSNLENKVVDALNEDVSLVNTVEDEIGIRTFGQKIADRVAAFGGSWKFIILFGFFILLWIAANIYLLLNKGFDPYPFILLNLILSCLAALQAPVIMMSQNRQEEKDRDRAKKDYMINLKSELEIRMLHEKLDHLIMHQQEELIEIQKVQIEMMNDILSRIK; encoded by the coding sequence ATGAATAATAATTTGACTTTTATAAGTGATGTATCTAAGAAAGAATTTCCAATAGCTGATAAAGTACTTGCGAAAACAGTGAGGAATCCAATATTATCACTCATTAAAAATGATTTTCCCGACTTTAAAGAAGAGGACTGCCTCTCTGTAAGCGAACTCCATTTATACAGAGAGAAATACATTTCTAATTATCTGTCTGTTGAAATAGGAGAGTTATCTAATTTAGAAAATAAGGTTGTCGATGCCCTGAATGAAGATGTATCTCTGGTTAATACTGTAGAAGATGAAATTGGAATTCGAACATTTGGGCAAAAGATAGCCGATAGAGTCGCTGCTTTTGGCGGTAGCTGGAAATTTATAATCCTATTCGGATTTTTTATTTTACTTTGGATTGCCGCTAATATTTATTTGTTATTAAATAAAGGATTTGATCCCTATCCATTTATTTTGTTGAATTTGATTTTATCTTGTTTAGCTGCACTTCAAGCTCCAGTAATTATGATGAGCCAAAATCGTCAGGAAGAAAAAGATCGCGATAGAGCAAAGAAAGATTATATGATTAATTTAAAATCAGAACTTGAAATCAGAATGCTTCATGAAAAGTTAGATCATTTAATTATGCATCAACAAGAAGAGTTAATAGAAATTCAAAAAGTTCAAATCGAAATGATGAATGATATTTTATCAAGGATTAAATAA
- the cysM gene encoding cysteine synthase CysM has protein sequence MKSQKLVDLIGNTPLVESINLVQNKNVKLLLKLEGNNPGGSVKDRAAYNMIKSALERGEIKKGDKLIEATSGNTGIALAMIAQLFNIEIELVLPEDSTKERTQTMRAYGATVILTPASTGIIGSRDYADKKVAEGGYIMLNQFANDDNWKAHYKTTGPEIWNDTDGTVTHFVSAMGTTGTIIGTSAYLKEQNPAIQIIGAQPSDGSQIPGIRKWPKEYLPKIFDPSKVDTVIEVSEEEARAMTKRLALEEGVFAGMSSGGSVAAALKIATTLESGVIVAIICDRGDRYLSSDLFD, from the coding sequence ATGAAATCACAAAAATTAGTGGACTTAATAGGCAATACACCGTTAGTAGAATCTATTAACCTAGTACAAAATAAAAACGTAAAACTTTTACTAAAACTAGAAGGCAATAACCCTGGAGGCAGCGTCAAAGATAGAGCAGCTTACAACATGATTAAATCCGCATTAGAACGTGGAGAAATCAAAAAAGGAGATAAACTTATCGAGGCTACAAGCGGTAATACTGGAATTGCATTAGCAATGATTGCGCAATTATTTAATATAGAAATTGAACTCGTTTTACCAGAGGATTCTACTAAAGAGCGTACTCAAACCATGCGTGCGTACGGCGCTACAGTCATTTTAACACCTGCTAGCACGGGGATTATTGGCTCAAGGGATTATGCTGACAAAAAAGTGGCTGAAGGCGGTTATATTATGTTAAATCAGTTTGCTAATGATGACAACTGGAAAGCCCATTACAAAACAACAGGTCCAGAAATATGGAATGATACCGATGGAACTGTTACTCATTTTGTATCTGCTATGGGAACTACAGGGACAATTATAGGAACATCTGCATACCTGAAAGAACAGAATCCTGCTATCCAAATAATAGGTGCGCAACCTAGCGATGGTTCTCAAATTCCTGGAATCAGGAAATGGCCAAAAGAATATTTACCAAAGATTTTTGACCCATCAAAAGTTGATACTGTAATAGAAGTTTCAGAAGAAGAAGCGCGAGCGATGACGAAACGATTGGCGCTTGAAGAAGGTGTTTTCGCAGGAATGAGTAGTGGAGGTTCTGTAGCTGCAGCATTAAAAATCGCAACTACTTTAGAATCTGGGGTGATTGTCGCAATCATTTGCGACCGTGGCGATCGTTATTTATCATCTGATCTATTTGATTAA
- a CDS encoding OsmC family peroxiredoxin, translated as MKRNATAVWNGSLKEGAGKLSTETTTLKDTQYSFKSRFEEGVGTNPEELIAAAHAGCFTMQLTAYISEEGFEVESIESKCDIDLVDGTIITSHLTIHAKIKDISEDIFQQFVAKAEKNCPVSKVLNAAISTTAILV; from the coding sequence ATGAAAAGAAATGCAACCGCCGTCTGGAATGGTTCACTTAAAGAAGGAGCCGGGAAACTAAGCACAGAAACCACTACATTAAAAGATACGCAATATTCGTTTAAATCTCGTTTTGAGGAAGGAGTAGGTACAAATCCTGAGGAACTTATTGCGGCAGCTCATGCTGGTTGCTTCACCATGCAGCTTACCGCCTATATCAGTGAGGAAGGCTTTGAAGTAGAAAGTATTGAGTCTAAATGTGATATTGACTTAGTTGACGGAACGATAATCACATCCCACTTAACAATACATGCTAAAATAAAAGATATTTCTGAAGACATTTTTCAGCAGTTTGTTGCAAAAGCGGAGAAAAACTGTCCCGTTTCTAAAGTGTTAAACGCAGCTATTTCGACGACTGCAATTTTAGTATAA
- a CDS encoding sensor histidine kinase yields MKLYERLSNIKFLKNSYAFKFLFVAFVGIHIPLIGMLLFAVYGNKTILASTILIFALVMTLLATAVTLFFLKQLNKPIETASKALDNYRNERKVPVLPTNFSDEVGLLMSNIQKTIIDHERFISEKQDLIYLLSHDFKNFTGNSQGLAELILHENPSKDVSDYAKLILQSTNQQFIFIDIFIKLIKDEDELSNRGLQTNTINLHAVFDSVTSQLGQKLLSKQIELKTSSELEEAVLMIDEDLLVRVLVNLVDNAIKFSFSNSEIKLTVSVIDGKVAFSVSDSGIGFDPKNKVELYEKFTNRGRLGTANEPSTGIGLYLCRKIVQKYHGDFLLDSEGVNQGATFSVLFKNEK; encoded by the coding sequence ATGAAGCTGTACGAAAGATTATCGAATATAAAATTTTTAAAAAACAGCTACGCTTTTAAATTTTTGTTTGTTGCATTTGTAGGAATTCATATACCACTGATAGGAATGTTATTATTTGCTGTGTATGGAAATAAAACAATTTTAGCTAGTACGATTTTGATTTTTGCACTTGTAATGACCTTATTAGCTACGGCAGTTACATTATTTTTTTTAAAACAGTTAAATAAGCCTATTGAAACCGCTTCTAAAGCATTAGATAATTATCGAAATGAGCGAAAAGTACCTGTACTTCCTACTAATTTTTCTGATGAGGTCGGATTGTTAATGAGTAATATTCAAAAAACTATTATAGACCACGAACGTTTCATAAGTGAAAAACAAGACTTAATTTACTTGCTTTCTCATGATTTCAAAAATTTCACAGGGAATTCGCAAGGATTAGCGGAGCTTATTTTACATGAAAATCCATCTAAAGACGTTTCGGATTATGCGAAGTTAATTCTGCAATCAACCAACCAGCAGTTTATTTTTATAGATATTTTTATCAAATTGATTAAAGATGAGGATGAACTTTCTAATCGAGGTTTGCAAACCAACACAATCAACTTACATGCTGTGTTTGATTCGGTAACGAGTCAATTAGGGCAAAAATTACTTTCAAAACAAATTGAATTAAAGACAAGTTCTGAACTCGAAGAAGCTGTGCTAATGATTGACGAAGATTTATTAGTTCGTGTTTTAGTTAATTTAGTAGATAATGCGATAAAGTTTTCTTTCTCGAATAGTGAAATTAAACTAACTGTAAGCGTTATTGATGGTAAAGTAGCATTTTCAGTATCAGATTCAGGAATAGGATTTGATCCAAAAAATAAGGTGGAACTGTATGAAAAATTTACAAACAGAGGGCGATTAGGAACTGCTAACGAACCATCAACTGGTATTGGTCTATATTTATGTAGAAAAATTGTACAAAAATATCATGGGGATTTTCTTCTTGATAGTGAAGGAGTTAATCAAGGCGCTACATTCTCAGTACTCTTTAAAAACGAGAAATGA
- a CDS encoding SGNH/GDSL hydrolase family protein: MAQSLSKYYILLLVLIMAGNTKAQDFANLNKYKSQNTSLPHPTAAQKRIVFMGDSITEFWNVLEPTYFSGKSYINRGISGQTTPQMLIRFRADVIALQPTAVVILAGINDIAGNTGPSSIEMIRDNILSMAELAKANNIKVILCSVLPAYDFPWKANQEPIEKITKLNEMLKNYAKANNIAFVDYYSAMVDERLGLKMEYSKDGVHPNKAGYQTMEPIVEKAISLALRKD, from the coding sequence ATGGCTCAATCACTTTCAAAATACTACATTTTACTATTAGTTCTCATTATGGCAGGAAATACAAAAGCTCAAGATTTCGCAAATTTAAATAAGTACAAATCTCAAAATACTTCGCTCCCACATCCTACTGCAGCGCAAAAAAGGATTGTATTTATGGGAGATTCAATAACCGAATTTTGGAACGTGCTTGAGCCTACTTATTTTTCAGGTAAATCCTATATCAATCGCGGAATTAGCGGGCAGACCACACCCCAAATGCTGATTCGCTTTAGAGCCGATGTCATCGCTTTGCAACCTACTGCAGTTGTAATTCTTGCTGGAATTAATGATATTGCAGGTAATACAGGTCCATCAAGTATTGAAATGATTAGGGATAATATTCTTTCTATGGCAGAATTAGCTAAAGCAAACAACATAAAAGTAATTTTATGTTCCGTTTTACCAGCATACGATTTTCCTTGGAAAGCCAATCAAGAACCAATTGAAAAAATAACAAAGTTGAACGAAATGCTAAAAAACTACGCTAAAGCAAATAATATAGCATTTGTTGATTATTATTCGGCTATGGTAGATGAAAGGCTGGGGCTAAAGATGGAATATTCTAAGGATGGCGTACATCCTAATAAAGCGGGCTATCAAACAATGGAGCCAATTGTCGAGAAAGCTATCTCTTTAGCTTTGAGAAAAGATTAG
- the rlmD gene encoding 23S rRNA (uracil(1939)-C(5))-methyltransferase RlmD: MAKKNTDKVVFHQIKVLDAGAKGVSVAKAPDGKVVFIPNVVPGDVVDVQTFKKRKAYYEGKAIHFHEFSEHRIEPICEHFGVCGGCKWQNMKYSQQLYYKQNEVLNHLQRIGKVELPEFEPILGSEKQFFYRNKMEFSFSNSRWLTEAEIGSTEDLGNRNALGFHIPKMWDKILDINKCHLQEDPSNAIRNEVRAFANEHGLTFFNPRAHEGLLRTLMLRTASTGEIMVLIQFFENDKANRELLLDHLYEKFPQITSLQYVVNNKANDTLYDTDIKLYKGRDYILEEMEGLKFSINAKSFYQTNSDQAYELYKITRDFAGLTGNEIVYDLYTGTGTIAQFVSKKAKKVIGVESVPEAIKDAKLNAERNEITNCEFFVGDMKIVFNDDFIAQHGHPDVIITDPPRDGMHKDVIEQIMKIAPEKVVYVSCNSATQARDLALMDEKYKVTRVRPVDMFPQTHHVENVVLLERRK, encoded by the coding sequence ATGGCTAAGAAAAATACAGACAAAGTTGTCTTTCATCAAATAAAAGTCCTTGATGCTGGTGCAAAAGGCGTTTCGGTAGCAAAGGCTCCCGATGGTAAAGTAGTTTTTATCCCTAATGTCGTTCCTGGCGACGTGGTAGACGTGCAAACATTCAAAAAACGCAAAGCGTATTACGAAGGAAAAGCAATTCATTTTCACGAATTTTCTGAACATCGTATAGAACCTATTTGCGAGCATTTTGGTGTTTGTGGCGGTTGTAAATGGCAGAACATGAAATACAGTCAACAGCTGTATTACAAGCAAAATGAAGTCTTGAACCACTTACAACGCATCGGAAAAGTAGAACTTCCTGAATTTGAGCCAATTTTAGGTTCAGAAAAACAGTTCTTTTATAGAAATAAAATGGAATTTTCGTTTTCAAACAGCCGTTGGTTAACCGAAGCTGAAATTGGAAGTACCGAAGATTTAGGAAATAGAAATGCACTAGGTTTTCATATTCCTAAAATGTGGGATAAAATTCTAGACATTAACAAATGTCATTTACAAGAAGACCCATCAAATGCGATTAGAAATGAAGTTCGTGCTTTTGCAAATGAGCATGGCTTGACTTTCTTTAATCCTAGAGCGCATGAAGGTTTGCTAAGAACATTAATGTTGCGTACTGCTTCGACTGGTGAAATCATGGTTTTAATTCAGTTTTTCGAAAACGATAAAGCCAATAGAGAATTACTTCTAGATCATCTTTATGAGAAATTCCCTCAAATTACTTCGTTGCAATATGTGGTAAACAATAAAGCGAACGATACTTTATACGATACTGATATCAAACTATATAAAGGTAGAGATTACATTCTGGAAGAAATGGAAGGTTTGAAATTTAGCATTAATGCTAAGTCTTTTTACCAAACCAATTCAGATCAAGCGTACGAACTATACAAAATAACAAGAGATTTTGCTGGATTAACAGGAAATGAAATTGTGTATGATTTATACACAGGAACAGGAACTATTGCTCAATTTGTGTCGAAGAAAGCTAAAAAAGTAATTGGTGTTGAAAGTGTCCCTGAAGCAATTAAAGATGCTAAACTGAATGCTGAACGCAATGAAATTACCAATTGTGAGTTCTTTGTAGGTGATATGAAAATAGTATTTAATGATGATTTTATCGCTCAGCATGGTCATCCTGATGTAATCATAACTGATCCACCAAGAGACGGAATGCACAAAGATGTTATAGAGCAAATTATGAAAATTGCTCCTGAAAAAGTGGTTTATGTAAGTTGTAACTCCGCAACTCAAGCGCGTGATTTAGCTTTGATGGATGAGAAATACAAAGTTACTCGTGTGCGTCCTGTAGATATGTTTCCGCAAACGCATCACGTAGAAAACGTAGTGCTTTTAGAGAGAAGAAAATAG
- a CDS encoding DUF6452 family protein, whose translation MKKIILLLFVLALSFSSCEKDDICDANTPTTPRLVIGFYDFLNPSVAKSVTNLKVVGEGMPSGVLFNGSETTSANTISIPLKTNENTTTYSFTLNFGNSNPALVDEDIIKFDYSKQELFVSRACGYKSIFTFDPTAPYTHTDPVAASQKWIKFISVEKNIIENENETHIKIFF comes from the coding sequence ATGAAAAAAATAATTTTACTACTATTTGTTTTAGCACTATCCTTTTCCAGTTGTGAGAAAGATGATATTTGTGATGCAAATACGCCAACAACACCGCGATTAGTGATTGGGTTTTATGATTTTTTAAATCCGTCGGTTGCAAAAAGCGTAACTAATTTAAAAGTGGTGGGAGAAGGAATGCCATCTGGGGTTCTTTTTAATGGTTCTGAGACAACAAGTGCTAATACAATTTCGATACCATTAAAAACCAATGAGAACACCACTACTTATAGCTTTACATTGAATTTTGGAAATTCAAATCCGGCTTTAGTTGATGAAGATATTATAAAATTTGATTATAGTAAACAAGAACTTTTTGTATCAAGAGCTTGTGGTTACAAATCAATTTTCACATTTGATCCCACAGCTCCCTATACGCATACTGACCCAGTAGCTGCAAGTCAAAAATGGATCAAATTTATATCGGTTGAAAAAAATATTATAGAAAACGAAAATGAAACACACATTAAGATCTTTTTTTAG
- a CDS encoding DUF6048 family protein, whose translation MKHTLRSFFSFFLVLSMTLAQAQETTPKPKQEKSTTVSTEADQKISETSMPLVKIEPTAKTNDSIPAKTDRYGIRVGVDLYKLTRALYDKNYKGIELVGDYRLTKKYFLAAELGNENKTTDDDRVNFTTKGSYIKAGFDYNAYQNWLDMENIISIGLRYGFSTFNQELNSYRIYNSNPYFGETPVIASGKKFDGLSASWIEVVAGVKAKVFDNVFMGFSLRLNRLVTNKQPENFSNLYIPGFNRTYDGDFGVGFNYTVTYFVPIYKKKVKPTVTVENKK comes from the coding sequence ATGAAACACACATTAAGATCTTTTTTTAGTTTTTTTCTCGTTTTATCGATGACTTTGGCGCAAGCGCAAGAAACTACTCCAAAACCAAAACAAGAGAAAAGCACAACTGTGAGTACAGAAGCGGATCAGAAAATTTCTGAAACGTCGATGCCTTTAGTTAAAATCGAACCTACTGCAAAAACAAATGATTCGATCCCAGCAAAAACGGACAGATACGGTATTCGTGTAGGTGTTGATTTGTACAAACTAACACGGGCATTGTATGATAAGAATTACAAAGGAATTGAATTAGTAGGAGATTACAGATTGACTAAAAAATACTTCCTTGCCGCTGAATTAGGAAATGAAAACAAAACTACTGATGATGATAGAGTCAACTTTACTACTAAAGGTTCCTATATAAAAGCAGGATTTGATTACAATGCTTATCAAAATTGGCTGGATATGGAAAATATAATTTCTATAGGTTTGCGATACGGTTTTAGCACTTTTAATCAAGAATTGAACAGCTACCGAATCTACAACTCAAATCCCTATTTTGGAGAAACACCTGTTATTGCTTCTGGGAAAAAATTTGATGGATTATCAGCAAGTTGGATAGAAGTAGTTGCGGGAGTGAAAGCTAAAGTTTTTGATAATGTATTTATGGGTTTCAGTCTGAGATTGAATAGACTAGTGACCAATAAGCAACCAGAAAATTTTTCCAACTTATACATTCCAGGATTCAACAGAACGTATGATGGAGATTTTGGCGTAGGATTTAATTACACTGTTACCTACTTTGTTCCTATATATAAAAAGAAAGTAAAACCCACTGTCACAGTAGAAAATAAGAAATAA
- a CDS encoding THUMP domain-containing class I SAM-dependent RNA methyltransferase: MEDNFRMVAKTFFGFEEILAKELQMLGAQNVEQGVRMVSFKGDKGFMYKANLALRTALKILKPIYFFKANNEQALYKGISGVNWSKLIGANQTFVIDTTVHSEYFNHSEFVSQKCKDAIVDQFRERTGQRPSIDKVHPDLRINIHIDKDQVSVALDTSGNALNQRGYRTATNIAPINEVLAAGILLLSGWDGQTDFLDPMCGSGTFLAEAAMIACNIPANINRKEFAFEKWNDWDNDLFDAISGSLLKRVREFHHTIKGYDKAPSAVQKAKDNIKNANLDDYVSIEENNFFDTEKSTEGKLHMVFNPPYDERLDIHMEEFYKNIGDTLKKNYPGTNAWMITANLEALKYVGLKPSRKIKLFNAGLEARLVKYEMYEGSKRTKFQVSDGNNSTPETSI; this comes from the coding sequence ATGGAAGATAATTTTAGAATGGTTGCCAAAACCTTTTTTGGTTTTGAGGAGATATTAGCAAAAGAATTGCAAATGCTAGGTGCACAAAATGTGGAGCAAGGCGTGCGAATGGTAAGTTTTAAAGGAGATAAAGGTTTTATGTATAAAGCTAATTTAGCTTTGCGTACTGCTTTGAAAATCTTGAAACCTATCTATTTTTTTAAAGCTAATAATGAACAAGCTTTATACAAGGGAATTTCAGGTGTAAACTGGTCAAAGCTAATTGGTGCAAACCAAACTTTTGTAATTGATACAACGGTACATTCGGAATATTTTAATCACTCTGAATTTGTTTCTCAAAAATGTAAAGATGCTATTGTAGATCAATTTAGAGAAAGAACAGGGCAACGTCCAAGTATTGATAAAGTGCATCCTGATTTGCGAATTAATATTCATATTGATAAAGACCAAGTTTCGGTTGCATTAGATACTTCAGGAAATGCATTAAATCAACGTGGATATCGAACCGCTACTAATATTGCTCCTATAAACGAAGTTTTAGCAGCTGGAATATTATTGCTTTCAGGTTGGGATGGTCAAACAGATTTCTTGGATCCAATGTGTGGTTCTGGAACATTCCTTGCCGAAGCAGCGATGATTGCTTGTAATATTCCGGCAAACATCAATCGTAAGGAATTTGCTTTCGAAAAATGGAACGACTGGGATAATGATTTGTTCGATGCTATTTCTGGCAGTTTATTAAAACGTGTTCGCGAGTTTCATCATACTATTAAAGGATATGATAAAGCTCCAAGCGCGGTTCAGAAAGCTAAGGACAACATCAAAAATGCCAATCTTGATGATTATGTTTCTATTGAAGAAAATAATTTCTTTGATACCGAAAAATCTACTGAAGGGAAATTACATATGGTTTTTAATCCTCCTTATGATGAGCGATTGGATATTCACATGGAAGAATTTTATAAAAACATAGGGGATACTTTAAAGAAGAATTACCCAGGAACTAATGCTTGGATGATTACAGCAAATCTTGAAGCACTAAAATATGTAGGATTAAAACCTTCGAGAAAAATTAAGCTTTTCAACGCAGGTTTAGAAGCGCGATTGGTAAAATACGAAATGTATGAAGGAAGTAAGAGAACAAAATTTCAAGTTTCTGACGGAAATAATAGTACTCCAGAGACTTCGATATAA
- a CDS encoding class I SAM-dependent methyltransferase — MSEVQNLSTENQVKPIKMWYSSWFDTPYYHILYKERNYREAQIFMDNLTQYLNLPEKAKVLDLACGKGRHSIYLNQLGFDVLGADLSENSIAEASKNANDTLHFKVHDMRQPFEEKYDAIFNLFTSFGYFENDEDNLTTLKAIKESLSEYGFAAIDFMNVNQVVNTLVPEEIKVVDEIEFHIKRYLKDGHIYKEIDFEDKGQKFHFTEKVKALTLQDFELLMDEAGIYLLDIFGDYKLKKFHKTESERLIMIFK; from the coding sequence ATGTCTGAAGTTCAAAATCTCTCAACCGAAAATCAAGTAAAACCAATTAAAATGTGGTACTCATCCTGGTTTGATACACCTTATTATCATATACTTTACAAGGAGCGCAACTATAGAGAAGCACAAATTTTCATGGATAATTTGACGCAATACCTCAATCTTCCAGAAAAAGCAAAAGTATTAGATTTAGCTTGTGGCAAAGGCCGTCATTCTATTTATTTGAATCAATTAGGATTCGACGTTCTTGGTGCTGATTTATCTGAAAACAGTATTGCAGAGGCTAGTAAAAATGCTAACGATACCTTGCATTTCAAAGTGCATGATATGCGTCAACCTTTTGAGGAGAAATACGATGCCATTTTCAATTTATTTACCAGCTTTGGTTATTTCGAAAATGATGAAGACAATCTAACGACATTAAAAGCTATCAAAGAAAGCTTGTCAGAATACGGATTTGCGGCCATTGACTTCATGAATGTTAATCAGGTAGTCAACACACTTGTTCCTGAAGAAATTAAAGTGGTAGATGAAATTGAATTTCATATCAAGCGTTATCTAAAAGACGGTCATATTTATAAAGAAATTGATTTTGAAGACAAGGGACAAAAATTCCATTTTACTGAAAAGGTAAAAGCGTTGACACTTCAAGATTTTGAACTATTAATGGACGAAGCTGGAATTTACTTGTTGGATATTTTTGGAGATTATAAATTAAAGAAATTCCACAAAACAGAAAGTGAGCGATTAATCATGATTTTTAAATAA
- a CDS encoding ZIP family metal transporter codes for MNYLLPLLSVLLGYVVALVLKPKNKTNLKLLLAFSGSFLLSLTVMHLLPEVYAVHDHGAGESHDSNAGIFIMLGILFQIVLEFFSKGAEHGHVHGNPNMSHIPWLLFISLCIHAFLEGFPVGHDHGKLALGIAIHHLPIAIILTTFFINSHLNKKAIFVFMLTFALMTPLGTLASDYLTGLNEYHSQITAVVIGILFHISSTIIFESSEGHKFNIAKVSMIVIGIVLAYFL; via the coding sequence ATGAACTATCTTTTACCCCTACTTTCCGTACTTCTAGGATATGTAGTTGCTTTGGTTTTAAAACCAAAAAACAAAACTAATCTTAAGTTGTTACTAGCTTTTAGCGGATCATTCTTGCTATCCTTAACTGTTATGCATTTGCTTCCAGAAGTATATGCAGTACACGACCACGGCGCAGGCGAAAGCCACGATAGCAATGCAGGAATCTTTATTATGTTAGGGATTTTATTCCAAATCGTCCTAGAGTTTTTCTCAAAAGGGGCTGAGCATGGACACGTCCATGGAAATCCTAACATGTCTCACATTCCCTGGTTACTGTTCATTAGCTTGTGTATTCATGCCTTTCTAGAAGGGTTTCCAGTGGGTCATGATCATGGCAAACTAGCTCTAGGAATCGCAATTCATCACCTTCCTATCGCTATTATACTAACTACTTTTTTCATTAATTCGCATTTAAACAAAAAAGCGATTTTCGTCTTTATGTTAACATTTGCATTAATGACGCCGTTAGGAACTTTAGCCTCTGATTATTTGACAGGATTAAACGAATACCATAGCCAGATTACGGCAGTGGTTATTGGTATTTTATTTCATATTTCTTCTACAATTATTTTCGAAAGTAGCGAAGGACACAAATTTAATATCGCCAAAGTTTCCATGATTGTAATCGGAATTGTATTGGCGTATTTTTTATAA